From the Gramella sp. Hel_I_59 genome, one window contains:
- a CDS encoding PepSY-associated TM helix domain-containing protein, with protein sequence MNKQKSRIKQARILRIFRKIHRTMGAFLFVFFFIVSVSGILLGAKKNTAGYILPETQSGQTSNFEEWKSIAVLENIAQQTLKDSVSSSLSSDIDRMDIRKEKGIVKFLFENHIHEIQLDGATGEVLSIGQRRSDVIENIHDGSIVDDYLGTGGYFKLIYSVSMGIALLVFTITGFWLWYGPKKLRKTGR encoded by the coding sequence ATGAATAAACAGAAATCAAGAATAAAACAAGCCCGGATCTTAAGAATTTTCAGAAAGATCCATCGTACTATGGGTGCTTTTTTATTCGTATTCTTTTTTATCGTTTCCGTCTCCGGTATCCTTCTGGGAGCCAAGAAAAATACTGCTGGCTATATTCTTCCAGAAACCCAAAGCGGACAAACTTCAAATTTTGAAGAATGGAAGTCTATTGCTGTCCTTGAAAATATTGCCCAACAAACATTGAAGGACTCGGTTTCATCTTCATTATCCAGCGATATTGACAGGATGGATATTCGCAAGGAAAAAGGTATTGTAAAGTTTCTTTTCGAAAATCACATTCACGAGATACAACTTGATGGTGCTACAGGTGAAGTGCTAAGTATTGGCCAGAGAAGATCAGATGTTATAGAGAATATTCATGATGGTTCTATTGTAGATGATTACCTGGGCACCGGTGGCTACTTTAAGTTGATCTACTCTGTGAGTATGGGGATTGCATTACTAGTATTTACCATTACCGGGTTCTGGCTTTGGTATGGTCCCAAGAAATTGCGTAAGACTGGCAGATGA
- a CDS encoding PLDc N-terminal domain-containing protein: MWSTIIITLIILSLVLWIWALVDILKTRFSSPILQVLLILMIFLFPVIGSLVYFQFKHRFTESERSFEPAFKPRN, from the coding sequence ATGTGGAGTACTATCATCATCACTTTGATCATTCTAAGCCTCGTTCTATGGATCTGGGCACTGGTGGATATTCTAAAAACCAGGTTCAGTTCTCCCATTCTGCAGGTATTATTGATCCTTATGATCTTTTTATTTCCTGTAATTGGATCACTCGTATACTTTCAATTCAAGCATAGATTTACAGAATCAGAGAGAAGCTTTGAACCTGCATTCAAACCAAGAAATTAG
- a CDS encoding M23 family metallopeptidase produces the protein MTWKYLFLSILVSFMFYTPNSNAQLPDIEIMHERRGDKSIEFSYRKNKPGTYYLKLEFPDLKNTNHGDHKQILDHDYGNLTVLRAINREEEIGYSYTFSYIRGIPNPEVDSTFKYLLPLKTSETARIVETSQQNAEENLAMVTGNWISYIITKGESFPVHAMREGVVVEVRNSSADSISQDVRNSIIIEHKDGTYANYQGLEEIKVLPGEEVYPNQYLGDAQKFEDQKHRLDFSVNYIYSEKFEGNRQNALKQDEANFNFLKPIFYAKDYSGVIDSGKEYTMEMTQEIFTQDFSKRDLRRFKKNPSQFNWTN, from the coding sequence ATGACGTGGAAATACCTGTTTCTAAGTATCCTTGTTAGTTTTATGTTCTATACACCCAACTCCAATGCGCAACTTCCGGATATCGAGATCATGCATGAGCGCAGAGGTGATAAAAGTATCGAGTTCAGTTACCGGAAGAATAAACCAGGCACTTACTATCTAAAATTGGAGTTTCCAGATCTTAAAAATACCAATCACGGTGATCACAAACAGATTCTGGATCATGATTATGGCAATCTTACCGTATTGCGTGCAATTAATCGGGAAGAGGAAATAGGCTATTCATATACCTTCTCCTATATACGGGGCATTCCAAATCCTGAAGTGGACTCAACTTTTAAGTACTTGTTACCTTTGAAAACTTCAGAAACCGCCAGAATAGTAGAGACCAGTCAACAAAATGCAGAAGAAAACCTAGCAATGGTTACCGGAAACTGGATCTCCTATATAATCACCAAAGGTGAGAGTTTTCCCGTTCACGCAATGAGGGAAGGTGTAGTTGTAGAAGTAAGAAATTCAAGCGCTGATAGTATCTCCCAGGATGTACGAAATAGTATTATTATTGAGCATAAAGACGGAACCTATGCAAATTACCAGGGTTTGGAGGAAATCAAGGTTCTTCCAGGAGAAGAGGTATATCCAAACCAATATCTTGGCGATGCACAGAAATTCGAAGACCAGAAACACCGACTCGATTTTTCTGTAAATTACATTTATAGTGAAAAATTTGAAGGAAACCGCCAGAATGCATTGAAACAGGATGAGGCTAATTTTAATTTTCTGAAGCCAATTTTCTATGCTAAAGATTATTCAGGAGTTATCGATTCTGGCAAAGAATACACCATGGAAATGACTCAGGAAATCTTTACACAGGACTTTTCTAAAAGAGATCTTAGAAGATTTAAAAAGAATCCGTCTCAGTTTAACTGGACAAATTGA